Proteins encoded within one genomic window of Mycolicibacterium aubagnense:
- the fadD2 gene encoding long-chain-fatty-acid--CoA ligase FadD2: MAKLTDLPSQIASKVQESFEKLGGKSVTQLADRGAAELHYARKMFEAGALKLESPQHMAAMLADIVRWGEIGMVPALNARRTPHRVAVIDDDGDITFQEFDDAVNATANALRAKGVQAGEGVAILARNHRWFLISVYGAARVGARIILLNTEFSGPQIKEVSEREGAQLIIYDDEYADAVALAEPPLGKLRALGHNPDKPEPSGSTDESLAEVIARTSSLAPPKVAKAASIIILTSGTTGTPKGANRSAPPSLAPVGGVLSSVPFKSGEVTSLPAPMFHALGYLHSTIAMLLGSTLVLRRRFKPATVLADIERHRVTAMVVVPVMLSRILDELDKTSPKPNLSSLRIVFVSGSQLGSELATRALKDLGPVIYNLYGSTEISFATIARPQDLSINPATVGPVVKGVRVKIFDDNGKELPQGSVGRIFVGTTFPFEGYTGGGGKEIIDGMLSSGDVGYFDERGLLYVSGRDDEMIVSGGENVFPAEVEDLINGHPDVVEATAIGVDDKDFGARLRAFVVKTEGATVSEDDIKTYVRDHLARYKVPREVVFLDELPRNPTGKILKRALRDMDI, from the coding sequence ATGGCGAAGCTGACCGACCTCCCGTCGCAGATAGCAAGCAAGGTCCAGGAGTCTTTCGAGAAATTGGGCGGTAAGTCGGTCACCCAATTGGCCGACCGCGGCGCCGCCGAACTGCACTACGCCAGGAAGATGTTCGAAGCGGGCGCACTCAAACTCGAGTCGCCGCAGCACATGGCGGCGATGCTCGCCGACATCGTGCGCTGGGGTGAGATCGGCATGGTCCCGGCGCTCAATGCGCGCCGTACCCCGCACCGCGTCGCCGTCATCGACGACGACGGCGATATCACCTTCCAGGAGTTCGACGACGCCGTGAACGCGACCGCCAACGCGTTGCGTGCCAAGGGTGTTCAGGCCGGCGAAGGCGTGGCCATCCTGGCCCGCAACCACCGGTGGTTCCTGATTTCGGTGTACGGCGCGGCCCGCGTCGGTGCGCGAATCATCCTGCTCAACACCGAGTTCTCGGGGCCGCAGATCAAAGAGGTGTCCGAGCGTGAGGGCGCCCAGCTGATCATCTACGACGACGAATACGCCGACGCCGTCGCCCTCGCCGAGCCGCCGCTGGGCAAGCTGCGGGCCCTGGGGCACAACCCCGACAAACCGGAACCGTCGGGCAGCACCGACGAATCCTTGGCCGAGGTCATTGCCCGGACCAGTAGCCTCGCGCCGCCGAAGGTCGCCAAGGCGGCCTCGATCATCATCTTGACCAGCGGCACCACGGGAACTCCCAAGGGCGCCAACCGAAGTGCCCCGCCGTCGCTGGCTCCGGTGGGTGGCGTGCTGTCGTCGGTACCGTTCAAGTCCGGCGAGGTCACCAGCCTGCCCGCGCCCATGTTCCACGCGCTGGGGTACCTGCATTCGACCATCGCCATGCTGCTCGGCAGCACGCTCGTGCTGCGCCGCCGGTTCAAGCCGGCCACGGTGCTCGCCGACATCGAACGGCACCGGGTGACCGCCATGGTGGTGGTGCCGGTGATGCTGTCGCGCATTCTCGATGAACTGGACAAGACGTCGCCGAAGCCGAACCTGTCGAGTCTGCGCATCGTCTTCGTGTCGGGTTCGCAGCTGGGGTCCGAGCTGGCAACGCGGGCGCTCAAGGATCTGGGCCCGGTGATCTACAACCTGTACGGCTCGACCGAGATCTCGTTTGCCACCATCGCGCGGCCGCAGGACCTGTCGATCAATCCCGCGACGGTGGGCCCGGTGGTCAAGGGCGTACGCGTGAAGATCTTCGACGACAACGGCAAGGAGCTGCCACAGGGCAGCGTCGGCCGCATCTTCGTCGGCACCACCTTCCCGTTCGAGGGGTACACCGGTGGTGGTGGCAAGGAGATCATCGACGGGATGCTCTCATCGGGCGACGTCGGCTACTTCGACGAGCGCGGACTGCTGTACGTCAGCGGCCGCGACGACGAGATGATCGTCTCCGGCGGCGAGAACGTATTTCCCGCCGAGGTCGAGGATTTGATCAACGGGCACCCCGACGTGGTGGAGGCGACTGCCATCGGCGTCGACGACAAGGACTTCGGCGCGCGGCTGCGGGCGTTCGTCGTCAAGACCGAGGGTGCGACGGTCAGTGAGGACGACATCAAGACCTACGTCCGAGATCATTTGGCGCGCTACAAGGTTCCGCGTGAGGTCGTCTTCCTCGACGAGTTGCCGCGTAACCCGACGGGCAAGATCCTCAAGCGCGCGCTGCGTGACATGGACATCTAG
- a CDS encoding sigma-70 family RNA polymerase sigma factor: MTTTAEFTALTAQFRPELLAHCYRILGSIHDAEDQVQETYLRAWRGFGGFEGRSSVRRWLYTIATRTCLSAIENRGRRPLPSGIGPPAEDHRIPVGDRTPEVRWLQPIPDSLVDQQDPSAIVARRAGLRLALIAALQHLSARQRAALTLRDILAFPATEVAEILDTTVDAVDALLRRARRTLDTAGVAADEVTEPEDDHTRDLLQHYLDAFTRADPHALVDLVRSDVEFEMPPISTWFSGSAAVIGFLGNRVLRRPGQWHAVPTRANGQPALVFYARHDDGTLHGYGVQVLTLRAGRISRITAFNDPALVPSFGPPVLSLER; encoded by the coding sequence ATGACGACGACCGCCGAATTCACCGCGCTGACAGCACAATTCAGGCCCGAGTTGCTGGCTCACTGCTATCGGATTCTCGGCTCGATCCACGATGCGGAGGATCAGGTTCAGGAAACCTATCTACGGGCCTGGCGCGGATTCGGCGGCTTCGAAGGGCGCTCGTCGGTGCGGCGCTGGCTGTACACCATCGCCACGCGAACCTGCCTGAGCGCCATAGAGAACCGTGGCCGCCGGCCACTCCCGTCCGGAATCGGGCCGCCGGCCGAAGACCACCGAATTCCCGTGGGCGACCGGACCCCTGAAGTGAGGTGGCTGCAGCCCATTCCGGACTCCCTTGTCGACCAACAAGACCCGTCGGCCATCGTCGCCAGACGGGCCGGTCTGCGACTTGCCCTGATCGCCGCGCTACAACACTTGTCTGCCCGGCAGCGGGCCGCGCTGACGCTGCGAGACATCCTGGCTTTCCCGGCAACCGAGGTGGCCGAAATCCTCGACACCACAGTGGATGCGGTCGACGCGCTGCTCCGCCGGGCCCGTCGCACCCTCGATACCGCGGGCGTCGCAGCGGACGAGGTCACCGAACCGGAGGACGACCACACCCGGGACCTACTCCAGCATTACCTCGACGCGTTCACCCGGGCCGACCCCCACGCTCTGGTCGATCTGGTTCGCTCCGACGTCGAATTCGAAATGCCGCCCATCTCAACCTGGTTCAGCGGTTCAGCTGCCGTGATCGGCTTCTTGGGCAACCGCGTGCTGCGCCGCCCCGGGCAATGGCACGCGGTACCCACGCGCGCGAACGGACAGCCGGCTCTGGTTTTCTATGCGCGGCACGACGACGGCACCCTGCACGGCTACGGCGTGCAGGTGCTGACGCTGCGCGCGGGCCGCATCTCCCGCATCACCGCATTCAACGATCCTGCGCTGGTGCCGTCGTTCGGCCCGCCGGTCCTCAGCCTCGAACGGTGA
- a CDS encoding SDR family oxidoreductase — MTTTAVINGGNTAIVSGAGRGFGRAISVALVSAGWHVVGVARTESDLESLQAEVGDRFTPCPGDATDEELGALLIAHHRPQLLVLNAGATPPTAPLSRQTWETFSENWHTDTRHVFGWTKAALNAPLQSGSTVIAMSSGAALRGSPLSGGFAGANATVRFISDYATEEAGQANLGIRFVTLYPMLSPTGVGAVGVTAYAAAQGIDPETFIARLQPVLTADIVAKTVVELAADSSPAAGYVLTGAGASPV; from the coding sequence ATGACCACCACAGCGGTAATCAACGGCGGCAACACCGCCATCGTCAGCGGCGCCGGCCGCGGCTTCGGCCGAGCCATCTCCGTCGCGCTCGTCAGCGCCGGTTGGCACGTCGTCGGCGTCGCGCGCACCGAGTCCGACCTTGAGTCTTTGCAGGCCGAGGTCGGGGATCGCTTCACTCCCTGCCCCGGCGATGCCACCGACGAGGAACTGGGTGCCCTGCTGATCGCTCACCACCGGCCCCAGCTGCTGGTGCTCAATGCCGGAGCCACCCCGCCCACCGCACCGCTATCTCGCCAGACCTGGGAAACCTTCAGCGAAAACTGGCACACCGACACCCGTCATGTGTTCGGCTGGACCAAGGCAGCGCTCAACGCGCCGCTGCAGTCAGGAAGCACGGTCATCGCAATGTCCAGTGGTGCGGCCCTCCGTGGGTCTCCGTTGAGCGGCGGTTTCGCCGGCGCCAACGCCACGGTCCGGTTCATCTCGGACTACGCGACCGAGGAAGCGGGGCAAGCGAACCTGGGCATCCGCTTCGTGACGCTGTACCCCATGCTCAGCCCCACCGGGGTCGGCGCGGTCGGCGTGACGGCCTACGCCGCTGCGCAGGGCATCGATCCCGAGACTTTCATCGCCCGGTTGCAACCGGTGCTGACCGCGGACATCGTCGCCAAGACGGTCGTCGAGTTGGCCGCCGATTCGTCCCCCGCTGCCGGCTACGTGCTCACCGGCGCTGGCGCGAGTCCGGTCTGA